From Zingiber officinale cultivar Zhangliang chromosome 5B, Zo_v1.1, whole genome shotgun sequence, the proteins below share one genomic window:
- the LOC121984265 gene encoding wall-associated receptor kinase-like 15 isoform X2: MIDSIFFFFLALPTPFLSILLFSIITHRSSALSSLCRTDCGDIPIRYPLAIDDGCGSPYYRNMLICTNASRLFLRTPSGTYPVASVDYSDPHLVVTDPSMWSCNFATVAQPLRRPANPFSLDTSTRFSLSPKNDYLFFDCNRDEVIVEPKPPFCERFPDRCDSACDSAGYLCRNLPDCPDADRRSGCCSYFPKASDSLRLMLRHCATYTSVYWRTVGENFPPYDQVPEYGIRVDFQIPVTTRCLQCQDVRKGAGGTCGFDTASRSFLCLCDEGNATTHCADGTYTRHGASGAVIAGFRLSVALSNVSDK, encoded by the exons ATGattgactccatcttcttcttcttcctcgcacTCCCAACGCCATTCCTTTCCATCCTCCTCTTCTCCATAATTACTCACCGCTCCTCCGCCCTATCCAGCCTATGCCGCACCGACTGCGGCGACATCCCCATCCGCTACCCCCTCGCCATCGACGACGGCTGCGGCAGCCCTTACTACCGCAACATGCTAATCTGCACCAACGCCTCCCGCCTCTTCCTCCGTACTCCCTCCGGAACTTACCCCGTCGCCTCAGTCGATTACTCCGACCCCCACCTCGTAGTCACCGACCCCTCCATGTGGAGCTGTAACTTCGCCACTGTCGCCCAACCCCTGCGGCGGCCGGCCAACCCTTTTAGCCTCGACACCAGCACCCGCTTCTCCCTCTCGCCCAAGAACGACTACCTCTTCTTCGACTGCAACAGGGACGAGGTCATCGTGGAGCCCAAGCCCCCCTTCTGCGAGCGCTTCCCCGATCGCTGCGACTCCGCCTGCGACAGCGCCGGCTACCTGTGCCGCAACCTGCCCGATTGCCCCGACGCCGACCGGCGGAGCGGCTGCTGCTCCTACTTCCCAAAGGCGTCGGACTCGCTGCGGCTCATGCTGCGTCACTGCGCCACGTACACGAGCGTGTACTGGCGGACGGTGGGGGAGAACTTCCCGCCGTATGACCAGGTGCCGGAGTACGGCATCCGGGTGGACTTCCAGATCCCGGTGACTACGAGGTGCCTCCAGTGTCAGGACGTGAGGAAGGGTGCCGGTGGGACATGCGGGTTCGACACTGCGTCAAGGAGCTTTCTTTGTCTCTGTGACGAAGGCAACGCAACCACGCACTGCGCAG ATGGTACCTACACAAGACACGGAGCATCAGGTGCAGTTATTGCAG GTTTCAGATTGTCAGTAGCCTTGTCGAATGTTTCTGATAAATAA
- the LOC121984265 gene encoding wall-associated receptor kinase-like 15 isoform X1 → MIDSIFFFFLALPTPFLSILLFSIITHRSSALSSLCRTDCGDIPIRYPLAIDDGCGSPYYRNMLICTNASRLFLRTPSGTYPVASVDYSDPHLVVTDPSMWSCNFATVAQPLRRPANPFSLDTSTRFSLSPKNDYLFFDCNRDEVIVEPKPPFCERFPDRCDSACDSAGYLCRNLPDCPDADRRSGCCSYFPKASDSLRLMLRHCATYTSVYWRTVGENFPPYDQVPEYGIRVDFQIPVTTRCLQCQDVRKGAGGTCGFDTASRSFLCLCDEGNATTHCADGTYTRHGASGAVIAGTTAVSVAGAVGIGCLIWYLRKIRKRSVVTCGVQSNDNRWF, encoded by the exons ATGattgactccatcttcttcttcttcctcgcacTCCCAACGCCATTCCTTTCCATCCTCCTCTTCTCCATAATTACTCACCGCTCCTCCGCCCTATCCAGCCTATGCCGCACCGACTGCGGCGACATCCCCATCCGCTACCCCCTCGCCATCGACGACGGCTGCGGCAGCCCTTACTACCGCAACATGCTAATCTGCACCAACGCCTCCCGCCTCTTCCTCCGTACTCCCTCCGGAACTTACCCCGTCGCCTCAGTCGATTACTCCGACCCCCACCTCGTAGTCACCGACCCCTCCATGTGGAGCTGTAACTTCGCCACTGTCGCCCAACCCCTGCGGCGGCCGGCCAACCCTTTTAGCCTCGACACCAGCACCCGCTTCTCCCTCTCGCCCAAGAACGACTACCTCTTCTTCGACTGCAACAGGGACGAGGTCATCGTGGAGCCCAAGCCCCCCTTCTGCGAGCGCTTCCCCGATCGCTGCGACTCCGCCTGCGACAGCGCCGGCTACCTGTGCCGCAACCTGCCCGATTGCCCCGACGCCGACCGGCGGAGCGGCTGCTGCTCCTACTTCCCAAAGGCGTCGGACTCGCTGCGGCTCATGCTGCGTCACTGCGCCACGTACACGAGCGTGTACTGGCGGACGGTGGGGGAGAACTTCCCGCCGTATGACCAGGTGCCGGAGTACGGCATCCGGGTGGACTTCCAGATCCCGGTGACTACGAGGTGCCTCCAGTGTCAGGACGTGAGGAAGGGTGCCGGTGGGACATGCGGGTTCGACACTGCGTCAAGGAGCTTTCTTTGTCTCTGTGACGAAGGCAACGCAACCACGCACTGCGCAG ATGGTACCTACACAAGACACGGAGCATCAGGTGCAGTTATTGCAG GTACTACTGCTGTTTCAGTTGCTGGTGCAGTAGGCATTGGCTGTCTGATCTGGTATTTGAGGAAAATACGTAAAAGAAGTGTGGTGACTTGCGGTGTCCAGAGCAATGATAACCGTTGGTTTTGA